In Kogia breviceps isolate mKogBre1 chromosome 19, mKogBre1 haplotype 1, whole genome shotgun sequence, a single genomic region encodes these proteins:
- the QRICH2 gene encoding glutamine-rich protein 2 isoform X3 yields the protein MNRILEGEGEQETGNEVKAGQLSLQLGILRVTVAAIEKELAELRESQERGKVSMEHSVSEASLYLQDQLDKLRMIIENMLASSSTLLSMSMNVAPCKLPTTLAPGQIDPAATCPACSLDLSHQVSTLVQRYEQLQDMVSNLAASRPSKKAKLQSQDEELLGRVQSAILQVQGDCEKLSIATGSLIEDHRQGQKDIEVLYQGLEKLKKEKANREHLETEINVKADKSALAAKVSRAQFDATMEQLQHMMQELVAKLSGQEQDWQKMLDKLLGEMDNKLDRLELDPVKQALEDRWKSLRLQLRERPPLYQADEAATMRRQLLAHFHCLSCDRPLETPVTGQVTPLTPVVPGLPGHQSIRPYTVFELEQVRQQSRNLKLGSAALPPGNLGLTEPSAGRLRSMHSKMLMDIEKVQIHFGGSVKASSQMIRELLHSQCLSCPCYRRLPDAADHTYPRTRTPRRCGGSHTLTYPYRRSRLQHPAQSQHPTEEIRIARKHDEVDILGLDGHIYKGRMDTRLPDILNKDNSGIKHKAEQSRPHMHRQQSLSDSGQRPSRPQSAQVLAGRNSGPSLQQKDRPVSTEGRLSQPNTAHLPSEMATLPAGLEMHLDVPPGEGLEEPTRGPRSTTAH from the exons ATGAACAGGAtcctggagggggagggagagcaaGAAACAGGAAACGAGGTGAAAGCTGGCCAGCTGAGCCTGCAGCTGGGTATCCTCAG GGTCACCGTGGCTGCCATCGAGAAGGAGCTGGCGGAGCTGAGGGAGAGTCAAGAACGGGGCAAGGTCAGCATGGAACATTCGGTCTCCGAAGCCTCCCTTTACCTGCAGGATCAG TTAGACAAGCTCAGGATGATCATCGAGAACATGCTGGCCTCGTCCTCCACGCTGCTGTCCATGAGCATGAACGTGGCCCCGTGCAAGCTCCCGACCACCCTGGCGCCCGGCCAGATCGACCCTGCGGCCACCTGTCCAGCCTGCAGCCTGGACCTGAGTCACCAGGTCAGCACGCTGGTGCAGCGCTACGAGCAGCTCCAGGACATGGTCAGCAACCTGGCTGCCTCCCGGCCCTCCAAGAAGGCCAAGCTGCAGAGCCAG GATGAAGAGCTACTGGGCCGCGTCCAGAGCGCCATCCTGCAGGTGCAGGGCGACTGTGAGAAACTCAGCATCGCCACCGGCAGCCTCATCGAGGACCATCGGCAGGGGCAGAAGGACATCGAG GTGTTGTACCAAGGTCTGGAGAAGCTGAAGAAGGAGAAGGCCAACAGGGAACACCTGGAGACGGAGATCAATGTG AAAGCCGACAAGAGCGCCCTGGCGGCCAAAGTGAGCCGTGCCCAGTTTGACGCCACCATGGAACAGCTGCAGCACATGATGCAGGAGCTGGTGGCCAAGCTGAGCGGGCAGGAGCAGGACTGGCAGAAGATGCTGGACAAGCTCCTGGGAGAGATGGACAACAAG CTGGACCGCCTGGAGCTGGACCCGGTGAAGCAGGCCCTGGAGGATCGCTGGAAATCCCTGCGACTGCAGCTCAGAGAGCGTCCTCCACTCTACCAGGCGGACGAGGCAGCCACCATGCGGAG GCAGCTCCTGGCACATTTCCACTGCCTCTCATGTGACCGTCCCCTGGAGACGCCTGTGACTGGACA AGTCACCCCCCTGACTCCCGTGGTCCCAGGCCTGCCCGGGCACCAGTCCATCCGCCCCTACACGGTCTTTGAACTGGAGCAGGTCCGGCAGCAGAGCCGCAA cctgaagctgGGCAGCGCTGCCCTCCCCCCGGGCAACCTGGGGCTGACGGAGCCAAGCGCGGGGCGCCTGCGCAGCATGCACTCCAAGATGCTGATGGACATTGAGAAGGTGCAGATCCACTTTGGGGGCTCGGTCAAGGCCAGCAGCCAGATGATCCGCGAGCTGCTGCACTCCCAGTGCCTCAGCTGCCCCTGCTACAGACG GCTGCCAGATGCGGCCGATCACACCTACCCGAGGACGAGGACGCCCCGCCGCTGCGGGGGCAGCCACACCCTTACCTACCCCTACCGCCGCAGCCGCCTGCAGCACCCGGCACAGAGCCAACACCCCACCGAGGAGATCCGGATCGCCAGGAAG CACGACGAGGTGGATATCCTGGGCCTGGACGGACATATTTACAAGGGACGGATGGATACAAGGCTGCCGGACATCCTGAACAAAGACA ATTCGGGCATAAAGCACAAGGCCGAGCAGTCCCGGCCCCACATGCACCGGCAGCAGTCACTCAGCGACAGCGGTCAGCGGCCCTCACGGCCCCAGAGCGCTCAGGTGCTGGCTGGCAGAAACTCAG GTCCTTCTCTTCAACAGAAAGACAGGCCCGTCTCCACCGAGGGGCGTCTCTCCCAGCCGAATACAGCTCACCTGCCCAGTGAGATGGCAACCCTGCCAGCGGGGCTGGAGATGCACCTGGACGTGCCTCCAGGGGAGGGGCTCGAGGAGCCCACGCGGGGGCCGAGGTCCACCACGGCTCACTGA
- the QRICH2 gene encoding glutamine-rich protein 2 isoform X2, protein MRPGPDQHGPKPLRAGVGSARQDQRHLETPEPEQHDRAHSVPDSHGSGYQGVDQYVEVGLDPNELRDSIRPGVSVQASASQAAPFLRSTHSLDCLYQGSLGRSDVHSEEHDSLEKLAPSFPTAVETFRLMGELIGLYVELKENIKDLDDEQAGQTDLEKIQYLLALMVKKSIPADLQEQLNTLKALTKEVRQEKAKLEQMNRILEGEGEQETGNEVKAGQLSLQLGILRVTVAAIEKELAELRESQERGKVSMEHSVSEASLYLQDQLDKLRMIIENMLASSSTLLSMSMNVAPCKLPTTLAPGQIDPAATCPACSLDLSHQVSTLVQRYEQLQDMVSNLAASRPSKKAKLQSQDEELLGRVQSAILQVQGDCEKLSIATGSLIEDHRQGQKDIEVLYQGLEKLKKEKANREHLETEINVKADKSALAAKVSRAQFDATMEQLQHMMQELVAKLSGQEQDWQKMLDKLLGEMDNKLDRLELDPVKQALEDRWKSLRLQLRERPPLYQADEAATMRRQLLAHFHCLSCDRPLETPVTGQVTPLTPVVPGLPGHQSIRPYTVFELEQVRQQSRKLPDAADHTYPRTRTPRRCGGSHTLTYPYRRSRLQHPAQSQHPTEEIRIARKHDEVDILGLDGHIYKGRMDTRLPDILNKDNSGIKHKAEQSRPHMHRQQSLSDSGQRPSRPQSAQVLAGRNSGPSLQQKDRPVSTEGRLSQPNTAHLPSEMATLPAGLEMHLDVPPGEGLEEPTRGPRSTTAH, encoded by the exons ATGCGTCCTGGCCCAGACCAGCATGGCCCGAAACCATTACGCGCAGGTGTGGGATCTGCACGCCAGGATCAACGGCATTTGGAAACACCTGAACCAGAGCAGCATGACCGGGCACATTCTGTCCCAGACTCCCATGGCTCAGGGTACCAAGGTGTAGATCAGTATGTCGAGGTAGGTTTGGATCCAAATGAACTACGTGACTCAATCCGACCTGGAGTTTCTGTTCAGGCTTCCGCAAGCCAAGCTGCCCCCTTTCTCAGGAGCACGCACTCCCTTGACTGTTTATACCAAGGCTCATTAGGAAGGAGTGATGTTCACAGTGAGGAACATGATTCACTGGAGAAATTGGCTCCTAGCTTCCCCACGGCAGTGGAAACATTTCGTCTGATGGGAGAGCTTATCGGCCTCTACGTGGAGCTTAAGGAGAACATAAAGGATCTAGATGATGAACAAGCTGGCCAAACAGACTTGGAGAAGATCCAGTACCTGCTGGCACTGATGG TCAAGAAGTCCATACCCGCTGACCTGCAGGAACAGCTGAATACCTTAAAGGCCTTGACCAAAGAAGTTCGCCAGGAAAAAGCAAAA CTGGAGCAGATGAACAGGAtcctggagggggagggagagcaaGAAACAGGAAACGAGGTGAAAGCTGGCCAGCTGAGCCTGCAGCTGGGTATCCTCAG GGTCACCGTGGCTGCCATCGAGAAGGAGCTGGCGGAGCTGAGGGAGAGTCAAGAACGGGGCAAGGTCAGCATGGAACATTCGGTCTCCGAAGCCTCCCTTTACCTGCAGGATCAG TTAGACAAGCTCAGGATGATCATCGAGAACATGCTGGCCTCGTCCTCCACGCTGCTGTCCATGAGCATGAACGTGGCCCCGTGCAAGCTCCCGACCACCCTGGCGCCCGGCCAGATCGACCCTGCGGCCACCTGTCCAGCCTGCAGCCTGGACCTGAGTCACCAGGTCAGCACGCTGGTGCAGCGCTACGAGCAGCTCCAGGACATGGTCAGCAACCTGGCTGCCTCCCGGCCCTCCAAGAAGGCCAAGCTGCAGAGCCAG GATGAAGAGCTACTGGGCCGCGTCCAGAGCGCCATCCTGCAGGTGCAGGGCGACTGTGAGAAACTCAGCATCGCCACCGGCAGCCTCATCGAGGACCATCGGCAGGGGCAGAAGGACATCGAG GTGTTGTACCAAGGTCTGGAGAAGCTGAAGAAGGAGAAGGCCAACAGGGAACACCTGGAGACGGAGATCAATGTG AAAGCCGACAAGAGCGCCCTGGCGGCCAAAGTGAGCCGTGCCCAGTTTGACGCCACCATGGAACAGCTGCAGCACATGATGCAGGAGCTGGTGGCCAAGCTGAGCGGGCAGGAGCAGGACTGGCAGAAGATGCTGGACAAGCTCCTGGGAGAGATGGACAACAAG CTGGACCGCCTGGAGCTGGACCCGGTGAAGCAGGCCCTGGAGGATCGCTGGAAATCCCTGCGACTGCAGCTCAGAGAGCGTCCTCCACTCTACCAGGCGGACGAGGCAGCCACCATGCGGAG GCAGCTCCTGGCACATTTCCACTGCCTCTCATGTGACCGTCCCCTGGAGACGCCTGTGACTGGACA AGTCACCCCCCTGACTCCCGTGGTCCCAGGCCTGCCCGGGCACCAGTCCATCCGCCCCTACACGGTCTTTGAACTGGAGCAGGTCCGGCAGCAGAGCCGCAA GCTGCCAGATGCGGCCGATCACACCTACCCGAGGACGAGGACGCCCCGCCGCTGCGGGGGCAGCCACACCCTTACCTACCCCTACCGCCGCAGCCGCCTGCAGCACCCGGCACAGAGCCAACACCCCACCGAGGAGATCCGGATCGCCAGGAAG CACGACGAGGTGGATATCCTGGGCCTGGACGGACATATTTACAAGGGACGGATGGATACAAGGCTGCCGGACATCCTGAACAAAGACA ATTCGGGCATAAAGCACAAGGCCGAGCAGTCCCGGCCCCACATGCACCGGCAGCAGTCACTCAGCGACAGCGGTCAGCGGCCCTCACGGCCCCAGAGCGCTCAGGTGCTGGCTGGCAGAAACTCAG GTCCTTCTCTTCAACAGAAAGACAGGCCCGTCTCCACCGAGGGGCGTCTCTCCCAGCCGAATACAGCTCACCTGCCCAGTGAGATGGCAACCCTGCCAGCGGGGCTGGAGATGCACCTGGACGTGCCTCCAGGGGAGGGGCTCGAGGAGCCCACGCGGGGGCCGAGGTCCACCACGGCTCACTGA